A window of Corvus moneduloides isolate bCorMon1 chromosome 30, bCorMon1.pri, whole genome shotgun sequence contains these coding sequences:
- the RAPGEF3 gene encoding rap guanine nucleotide exchange factor 3 isoform X2 yields MKTPLLDSESSLDYGHSITQASTEKIWRAGKLLFAHLSSSRPGLIRDHKHHLRHHRQCCSGKDLVDWLLSAGVAVQTRSQAVGIGQVLVDGGVLTHVRQEWHFQDKDTQFYRFAELELSPEPGAGPRDPEELLEALGFLAQLGPDALLSMALRKPPAQRTQDELELIFEELLHIKAVAHLSNSVKRELAAVLMFEGHQRAGTVLFSQGDKGTSWYIIWKGSVNVVTHGKGLVATLHEGDDFGQLALVNDAPRAATILLREDNCHFLRVDKQDFNRILKDVEANTVRLKEHGKVVLVLQKDLQGGSGQAASARSSRYLVMAGTPEKILEHLLEFMRLDATLYDPVDTLLGDFLLTYTVFMPTSQLCRALLHHFRAEPLEGSEQDKATYSLRKRRKILRLVSQWVLLYGRLLQGDRSTTALLQNLADLASRDPRLGGLGQEQGQERRRPRALENGDGSVSPQPKARSSGMWPGSPEEAILDSTCTLRAQDKVPYEIFRADHSCLVSVLPVNASVRDVLRALAPRLGQDREHVLVKVNSAGDRAVLPPDAVGVFTALGLNERLFVVSRDELGSLTPHPEQLGPHAGSSDTLDLISSKDLASHLTDYDWNLFKSIHQVEMIHYIVGPHKFHEVTTANLARVMRRFNELQFWVATELCLCPELGRRTQLLRKFIKLAAHLKEQKNLNSFFAVMFGVSNTAVTRLAKTWERLPHKIRKLHSALEQMLDPSWNHRVYRLAVAKMSPPIIPFVPLLLKDMTFIHEGNRTLAENLINFEKMHMMAKTVRVLQRCRGHAHAPLSPLRNRSPHRPEDAKAVRISTCSEQSLSVRNPVSTWAYLQHLRAIDSQKELLRLSRDLEP; encoded by the exons ACCCCACTCCTGGACTCGGAATCCAGCCTGGACTATGGACACAGCATCACCCAG GCATCCACGGAGAAGATCTGGAGGGCCGGGAAGCTCCTCTTCGCCCACCTCAGCAGCTCCCGGCCCGGCCTCATCCGCGACCACAAACACCACCTGCGGCACCACCG gcagtgctgctcgGGGAAGGACTTGGTGGATTGGCTGCTGAGCGCCGGCGTCGCCGTCCAGACGCGCAGCCAGGCCGTGGGCATCGGGCAGGTGCTGGTGGACGGAGGGGTCCTGACGCACG TGAGGCAGGAGTGGCACTTCCAGGACAAGGACACGCAGTTTTACCGCTTTGCCgagctggagctgagccccGAGcccggcgcggggccgcgggaccccgaggagctgctggaggctttGGGGTTCCTGGCGCAGCTGGGCCCCGACGCGCTGCTCTCCATGGCCCTGCGCAAGCC gCCTGCCCAGCGCACGCAGGACGAGCTGGAGCTGATCTtcgaggagctgctgcacatcAAAGCTGTGGCTCATCTCTCCAACTCG GTGAAGCGGGAGCTGGCGGCCGTGCTGATGTTCGAGGGGCACCAGCGCGCGGGCACTGTCC TGTTCAGCCAAGGTGACAAAGGCACCTCCTGGTACATCATCTGGAAGGGCTCGGTCAACGTGGTCACCCACGGCAAG GGCTTGGTGGCCACCCTGCACGAGGGGGACGACTTCGGGCAGCTGGCGCTGGTGAACGATGCCCCGCGGGCGGCCACCATCCTCCTGCGCGAGGACAATTGTCACTTCCTGCGCGTGGACAAGCAGGACTTCAACCGCATCCTCAAG GATGTGGAGGCCAACACGGTGCGGCTGAAGGAGCACGGGAaggtggtgctggtgctgcagaagGACCTGCAGGGTGGCAGCGGCCAGGCGGCCTCGGCGCGGAGCAGCAG GTACCTGGTGATGGCCGGGACGCCCGAGAAGATCCTGGAGCACTTGCTGGAGTTCATGAGGCTCGATGCCACCCTCTACGACCCCGTGG ACACGCTGCTGGGGGATTTCCTGCTCACCTACACCGTGTTCATGCCGACCTCGCAGCTCTGCCGGGCCCTGCTGCACCA TTTCCGCGCGGAGCCGCTGGAGGGCTCGGAGCAGGACAAGGCCACCTATTCCCTGCGGAAGCGGCGGAAAATCCTGCGGCTTGTGAGCCAGTGGGTGCTGCTCTACGGGCGGCTGCTGCAGGGTGACCGCAGCACCACGGCGCTGCTGCAG AACCTGGCGGACCTGGCGAGCCGGGACCCCCGGCTGGGCGGGCTGggccaggagcagggccaggagcggcggcggccccgAGC GCTGGAGAACGGTGACGGCAGCGTGTCCCCCCAGCCTAAG GCTCGGAGCTCGGGAATGTGGCCCGGGAGCCCCGAGGAGGCGATCCTGGACAGCACGTGCACCCTGAGAGCCCAGGACAAAG TGCCCTACGAGATCTTTAGGGCCGACCACTCGTGCCTGGTGTCGGTGCTGCCCGTGAACGCCTCGGTGCGGGACGTCCTGCGGGCCCTGGCGCCGCGGCTGGGCCAGGACCGGGAGCACGTCCTGGTCAAGGTGAACTCGGCCGGAG ACAGAGCGGTGCTGCCGCCGGACGCCGTGGGGGTGTTCACAGCGCTGGGGCTCAACGAGAGGCTCTTTGTGGTCAGCAGGGACGAGCTGGGCAGCCTG ACCCCCCACCCCGAGCAGCTGGGCCCCCACGCCGGCTCCTCGGACACCCTGGACCTGATCAGCTCGAAGGACCTGGCCAGCCACCTCACCGACTACGACTGGAACCTCTTCAAGAGCATCCACCAG GTGGAAATGATTCACTACATCGTGGGGCCGCACAAGTTCCACGAGGTCACCACGGCCAACCTGGCGCGGGTGATGCGGCGCTTCAACGAGCTGCAGTTCTGGGTGGCCACcgagctgtgcctgtgccccGAGCTCGGGCGGCGCACGCAGCTCCTCCGCAAGTTCATCAAACTGGCGGCACA CCTCAAGGAGCAGAAGAACCTGAATTCCTTCTTCGCGGTGATGTTTGGTGTGAGCAACACGGCCGTGACTCGCCTGGCCAAGACCTGGGAG AGATTGCCCCACAAGATCCGGAAGCTGCACTCGGCCCTGGAGCAGATGCTG GACCCGTCGTGGAACCACCGCGTCTATCGCCTGGCCGTGGCCAAGATGAGCCCCCCCATCATCCCCTTCGTGCCCCTCCTGCTCAAAG ACATGACCTTCATCCACGAGGGCAATCGCACCCTGGCTGAGAACCTCATCAACTTCGAGAAGATG CACATGATGGCCAAGACCGTGCGAGTCCTGCAGCGCTGCCGGGGCCACGCGCACG CTCCGCTGTCCCCGCTGCGGAACCGCTCCCCGCACCGGCCCGAGGATGCCAAGGCCGTCAGGATCTCCACAT GCTCGGAGCAGTCCCTGAGCGTGCGGAACCCCGTCTCCACCTGGGCCTACCTGCAGCACCTGAGGGCCATCGACAGCCAGAAGGAGCTGCTGCGGCTCTCCCGGGACCTGGAGCCCTGA
- the RAPGEF3 gene encoding rap guanine nucleotide exchange factor 3 isoform X1, with translation MKVRGAGPGGAAGGGRRGAGPGRAGLEPGSGAGAAPSQPPGGPGADGARLSGLLRRMHLFRSSSYEVRLEGAGGSLPRIQGIRWTPLLDSESSLDYGHSITQASTEKIWRAGKLLFAHLSSSRPGLIRDHKHHLRHHRQCCSGKDLVDWLLSAGVAVQTRSQAVGIGQVLVDGGVLTHVRQEWHFQDKDTQFYRFAELELSPEPGAGPRDPEELLEALGFLAQLGPDALLSMALRKPPAQRTQDELELIFEELLHIKAVAHLSNSVKRELAAVLMFEGHQRAGTVLFSQGDKGTSWYIIWKGSVNVVTHGKGLVATLHEGDDFGQLALVNDAPRAATILLREDNCHFLRVDKQDFNRILKDVEANTVRLKEHGKVVLVLQKDLQGGSGQAASARSSRYLVMAGTPEKILEHLLEFMRLDATLYDPVDTLLGDFLLTYTVFMPTSQLCRALLHHFRAEPLEGSEQDKATYSLRKRRKILRLVSQWVLLYGRLLQGDRSTTALLQNLADLASRDPRLGGLGQEQGQERRRPRALENGDGSVSPQPKARSSGMWPGSPEEAILDSTCTLRAQDKVPYEIFRADHSCLVSVLPVNASVRDVLRALAPRLGQDREHVLVKVNSAGDRAVLPPDAVGVFTALGLNERLFVVSRDELGSLTPHPEQLGPHAGSSDTLDLISSKDLASHLTDYDWNLFKSIHQVEMIHYIVGPHKFHEVTTANLARVMRRFNELQFWVATELCLCPELGRRTQLLRKFIKLAAHLKEQKNLNSFFAVMFGVSNTAVTRLAKTWERLPHKIRKLHSALEQMLDPSWNHRVYRLAVAKMSPPIIPFVPLLLKDMTFIHEGNRTLAENLINFEKMHMMAKTVRVLQRCRGHAHAPLSPLRNRSPHRPEDAKAVRISTCSEQSLSVRNPVSTWAYLQHLRAIDSQKELLRLSRDLEP, from the exons ACCCCACTCCTGGACTCGGAATCCAGCCTGGACTATGGACACAGCATCACCCAG GCATCCACGGAGAAGATCTGGAGGGCCGGGAAGCTCCTCTTCGCCCACCTCAGCAGCTCCCGGCCCGGCCTCATCCGCGACCACAAACACCACCTGCGGCACCACCG gcagtgctgctcgGGGAAGGACTTGGTGGATTGGCTGCTGAGCGCCGGCGTCGCCGTCCAGACGCGCAGCCAGGCCGTGGGCATCGGGCAGGTGCTGGTGGACGGAGGGGTCCTGACGCACG TGAGGCAGGAGTGGCACTTCCAGGACAAGGACACGCAGTTTTACCGCTTTGCCgagctggagctgagccccGAGcccggcgcggggccgcgggaccccgaggagctgctggaggctttGGGGTTCCTGGCGCAGCTGGGCCCCGACGCGCTGCTCTCCATGGCCCTGCGCAAGCC gCCTGCCCAGCGCACGCAGGACGAGCTGGAGCTGATCTtcgaggagctgctgcacatcAAAGCTGTGGCTCATCTCTCCAACTCG GTGAAGCGGGAGCTGGCGGCCGTGCTGATGTTCGAGGGGCACCAGCGCGCGGGCACTGTCC TGTTCAGCCAAGGTGACAAAGGCACCTCCTGGTACATCATCTGGAAGGGCTCGGTCAACGTGGTCACCCACGGCAAG GGCTTGGTGGCCACCCTGCACGAGGGGGACGACTTCGGGCAGCTGGCGCTGGTGAACGATGCCCCGCGGGCGGCCACCATCCTCCTGCGCGAGGACAATTGTCACTTCCTGCGCGTGGACAAGCAGGACTTCAACCGCATCCTCAAG GATGTGGAGGCCAACACGGTGCGGCTGAAGGAGCACGGGAaggtggtgctggtgctgcagaagGACCTGCAGGGTGGCAGCGGCCAGGCGGCCTCGGCGCGGAGCAGCAG GTACCTGGTGATGGCCGGGACGCCCGAGAAGATCCTGGAGCACTTGCTGGAGTTCATGAGGCTCGATGCCACCCTCTACGACCCCGTGG ACACGCTGCTGGGGGATTTCCTGCTCACCTACACCGTGTTCATGCCGACCTCGCAGCTCTGCCGGGCCCTGCTGCACCA TTTCCGCGCGGAGCCGCTGGAGGGCTCGGAGCAGGACAAGGCCACCTATTCCCTGCGGAAGCGGCGGAAAATCCTGCGGCTTGTGAGCCAGTGGGTGCTGCTCTACGGGCGGCTGCTGCAGGGTGACCGCAGCACCACGGCGCTGCTGCAG AACCTGGCGGACCTGGCGAGCCGGGACCCCCGGCTGGGCGGGCTGggccaggagcagggccaggagcggcggcggccccgAGC GCTGGAGAACGGTGACGGCAGCGTGTCCCCCCAGCCTAAG GCTCGGAGCTCGGGAATGTGGCCCGGGAGCCCCGAGGAGGCGATCCTGGACAGCACGTGCACCCTGAGAGCCCAGGACAAAG TGCCCTACGAGATCTTTAGGGCCGACCACTCGTGCCTGGTGTCGGTGCTGCCCGTGAACGCCTCGGTGCGGGACGTCCTGCGGGCCCTGGCGCCGCGGCTGGGCCAGGACCGGGAGCACGTCCTGGTCAAGGTGAACTCGGCCGGAG ACAGAGCGGTGCTGCCGCCGGACGCCGTGGGGGTGTTCACAGCGCTGGGGCTCAACGAGAGGCTCTTTGTGGTCAGCAGGGACGAGCTGGGCAGCCTG ACCCCCCACCCCGAGCAGCTGGGCCCCCACGCCGGCTCCTCGGACACCCTGGACCTGATCAGCTCGAAGGACCTGGCCAGCCACCTCACCGACTACGACTGGAACCTCTTCAAGAGCATCCACCAG GTGGAAATGATTCACTACATCGTGGGGCCGCACAAGTTCCACGAGGTCACCACGGCCAACCTGGCGCGGGTGATGCGGCGCTTCAACGAGCTGCAGTTCTGGGTGGCCACcgagctgtgcctgtgccccGAGCTCGGGCGGCGCACGCAGCTCCTCCGCAAGTTCATCAAACTGGCGGCACA CCTCAAGGAGCAGAAGAACCTGAATTCCTTCTTCGCGGTGATGTTTGGTGTGAGCAACACGGCCGTGACTCGCCTGGCCAAGACCTGGGAG AGATTGCCCCACAAGATCCGGAAGCTGCACTCGGCCCTGGAGCAGATGCTG GACCCGTCGTGGAACCACCGCGTCTATCGCCTGGCCGTGGCCAAGATGAGCCCCCCCATCATCCCCTTCGTGCCCCTCCTGCTCAAAG ACATGACCTTCATCCACGAGGGCAATCGCACCCTGGCTGAGAACCTCATCAACTTCGAGAAGATG CACATGATGGCCAAGACCGTGCGAGTCCTGCAGCGCTGCCGGGGCCACGCGCACG CTCCGCTGTCCCCGCTGCGGAACCGCTCCCCGCACCGGCCCGAGGATGCCAAGGCCGTCAGGATCTCCACAT GCTCGGAGCAGTCCCTGAGCGTGCGGAACCCCGTCTCCACCTGGGCCTACCTGCAGCACCTGAGGGCCATCGACAGCCAGAAGGAGCTGCTGCGGCTCTCCCGGGACCTGGAGCCCTGA